One window of Hydractinia symbiolongicarpus strain clone_291-10 chromosome 3, HSymV2.1, whole genome shotgun sequence genomic DNA carries:
- the LOC130636607 gene encoding uromodulin-like — translation MKAAIFLVYFLLMVTLHHVAATLRCNCKKAKCMEPKGCKAGVRPDMCNCCKVCAKEEGQLCAGPNYVEGQCGDNLQCMVRHVRSHKNKMKTSINELVGKCEHIRCHYKRCPFGKSCKMINGAPTCVCPDCTNTIKKPVCGARNNKEYSSECELRKDECETGREIGLIESACVDKNVSLVTCGRDSMRIEILKSYLGKRHRKLSLLESDCTMKENATHIFFETKLNHCGTKVTYTLTSVVYSNVVRSYTDPKSMIIRRKNIQIPFECDYSLRSRNRIKISTRGEFGDKIIERLSANGVGIRIREVNSRRKYRSLNNGGLKVDINHLEKYIVELKPKSFSKTNIYPKVCYVTPVVMTQRWMKYTLIEDGCPIENGVEILQAKSPIIRLSVPGIKFRGARYPGVLVRCKLQYCHAQTKSLGCRKQCPPVNAGRGKRDSHVNKRLLARIAKGKPFVLS, via the exons ATGAAAGCCGCCATATTTCTTGTTTACTTTCTGTTGATGGTAACCCTCCATCATGTTGCTGCAACTTTAAGATGCAATTGCAAGAAAGCCAAATGCATGGAACCAAAAGGCTGTAAAGCAGGAGTGCGACCAGATATGTGCAACTGCTGCAAa GTGTGCGCAAAGGAGGAGGGACAACTTTGTGCTGGTCCAAACTATGTTGAAGGGCAATGCGGTGATAATTTACAGTGCATGGTTAGACATGTACGAagtcataaaaacaaaatgaaaacaagcatCAATGAATTAGTTGGCAAGTGTGAACACA tccGATGTCATTATAAAAGATGCCCGTTTGGTAAATCCTGCAAAATGATAAATGGGGCACCGACTTGTGTGTGTCCAGATTGCACTAATACAATAAAGAAGCCGGTATGCGGAGCACGAAACAATAAAGAGTACTCAAGTGAGTGTGAACTAAGAAAAGATGAATGTGAGACTGGTAGAGAGATTGGATTGATCGAAAGCGCATGCGTCG ATAAAAATGTCAGTTTGGTAACTTGTGGAAGGGATTCGATGCGCATTGAAATCCTCAAGTCATATCTTGGTAAGCGTCATAGAAAGTTAAGTCTGCTTGAGTCGGATTGTACCATGAAAGAAAACGCTACACATATTTTCTTCGAAACAAAGTTGAATCATTGCGGCACAAAAGTGACGTATACATTAACCTCGGTGGTATATTCAAACGTAGTCCGAAGCTATACAGACCCAAAATCCATGATCATAAGACGCAAGAACATACAAATACCGTTTGAATGTGATTATTCGCTAAGAAGCAGGAACcgaataaaaatatcaacacgAGGAGAATTTGGTGACAAAATTATCGAAAGATTGAGTGCGAATGGAGTTGGTATAAGAATTCGAGAGGTTAATTCGCGACGAAAATATCGTTCTCTGAATAATGGCGGCTTAAAAGTTGATATCAATCATCTTGAAAAATACATTGTTGAATTGAAACCCAaatcattttcaaaaacaaatatctATCCGAAAGTTTGTTATGTTACACCTGTTGTCATGACCCAAAGATGGATGAAATACACGTTAATTGAGGACGG gTGTCCCATCGAAAATGGTGTTGAAATATTACAGGCAAAAAGCCCTATCATAAGACTCTCTGTTCCAGGAATCAAATTTCGAGGAGCACGTTATCCTGGTGTTCTTGTCAGATGTAAACTTCAATATTGTCATGCTCAAACTAAATCTTTAGGTTGTAGAAAACAATGTCCTCCAGTAAACGCTGGGAGAGGAAAAAGAGATTCGCATGTAAACAAGAgactattggctaggattgcaAAAGGAAAACCGTTCGTATTAAGTTGA